One Pongo pygmaeus isolate AG05252 chromosome 10, NHGRI_mPonPyg2-v2.0_pri, whole genome shotgun sequence genomic window carries:
- the GARIN6 gene encoding Golgi-associated RAB2 interactor protein 6, whose protein sequence is MEDRCMLPYYTAQSSPAMGMFNTSMGKLQQQLYKGEYTIFRYAPMFESDFIQISKRGEVIDVHNRARMVTVGIVRTSPCLTLPDVMLLARPAAVCDNASCGPATQKRDSPPTEILELTRLLPLMFVKITIHNSIKKQLHLKLATGRSFYLQLCPPSDASEDLFVHWENLVYILRPPVEAYSGTKAILAGNTLDSSVFEEVQRSPVGYAMKFCEEKEQFRISRLHMNAEMFGSTYYDYTIEI, encoded by the exons ATGGAGGACCGCTGTATGCTACCGTATTACACGGCCCAAAGCAGCCCCGCAATGGGCATGTTTAACACCTCCATGGGGAAGCTGCAGCAGCAACTGTACAAAGGCGAGTATACTATATTCAGGTATGCACCCATGTTTGAGAGTGACTTTATCCAGATCAGCAAAAGAGGAGAAGTGATTGACGTGCACAACCGTGCCCGAATGGTAACAGTGGGCATCGTTCGCaccagcccctgcctcacactacCTGATGTCATGCTGCTGGCCCGACCAGCTGCTGTCTGTGACAATGCCAGCTGTGGTCCTGCCACCCAGAAAAGAGATAGTCCGCCTACAGAGATCTTAGAACTAACCAGGCTGCTTCCCTTGATGTTTGTGAAAATAACCATCCACAACAGCATAAAAAAACAGCTCCACCTGAAGCTTGCCACTGGCCGCTCTTTTTATCTTCAGCTGTGTCCCCCATCAGATGCAAGTGAAGACCTTTTTGTTCACTGGGAAAACCTTGTTTACATCCTGCGACCACCAGTGGAGGCTTACAGTGGTACCAAGGCTATCCTAGCTGGGAACACATTGGACTCATCTGTGTTTGAGGAAGTGCAGAGGAGCCCAGTG GGATATGCCATGAAGTTTTGTGAAGAGAAGGAGCAATTCAGAATCAGTAGACTTCACATGAATGCTGAAATGTTTGGGTCCACCTATTATGATTATACAATAGAGATATGA